The Clostridia bacterium region TTAGTGCAATTTTCTGATACTTTATTTAAACATAGAGCTACTAATATTAGAAGATTTTCTAAATTAATAAATTCTGTTGTGTTAATTGATGAGATACAAAGTTTGCCTATTAAGGCCATGTTTAATTTTAATCTAATGACGAATTTTTTGGCACAAATCATGAAGTGTACAATAGTTCATTGTACAGCTACTTCACCTCATTTAGACAATACCGATGTTTTAAAATATCCTTGTTTTTATGAAGGCAGTCTCTGTCGCCCGCAAACAATGAAGGCTTTAAGTAAAGCGAAAGTTTTTTCTAGGGTTAATTACTATAGTTTAATGGGAAAAAATTTAGATAATTATCTAAGTAATCTAGAAATTGTGGAGCATGTTAAAAAACAGTTAAAAAAAGAAATGAGTGTATTAATTGTTTTAAATACGAAAGCGACGGTAGCTAATTTATATCGGGCTTTAAATACTGATTCTGAATTAATTGAGGAAGGAGTAGAAATTATATATTTGACTACTAATCAATGTCCTTTCCACAGGTTGGAATTAATTAATAGGCTCAAGGAAAGATTAGTAAAATTGAGAAAGGGAAAAGGTGGTACAAAGTTAATTTGTGTAAGTACAAAACTTGTTGAAGCCGGGGTGGATTTTGATTTTGATGTTGTATATAGGGCACTGGCCGGGATTGATAGTGTTATTCAATGCGGGGGGCGTTGTAATCGGGAGGGAAAAAAGGAAACCCCGGGAAGTTTGTTTGTTTTACAATTAATTGAAGAAAATTTAAAGTATTTGCCGGAAATTAGAAGACAAAAAGAGGCAGCTAAAACTGCCCTGACATTATTGCCTATTAAGGATGTCGGTGATAATAAAATAAATATTGAAAAAGCCGCTGATTATTATTTTCAGAAACTGTATTTAAATATTACCGCTCAAAGTAGGTGTTTGGAATATCCTTTCGGGACAGATGAAACTATCTTTAATTTATTAACTAATAATCCTCAAATGTGCAAGGAATACAAAAATAAACATGGTGTCAAGGTTAATTTTAAATTAAGACAAAGTTTTAAAACCGCTGCATTGGAATTTGATCTTATAAAGGAAAATACGATAAGCGTTATTGTTCAATATAAAAATGAACATTTATTGGAGAAATTATATCAATTTATAGAATCCGGTAATTATTATGGGATTAAAAAAATTTTAAACAGCTTGCAATCTTATACGCTTAATATTAGAAGAACCGCAGTAGATGAAAATTATATCAGCAAAGAATTAAATGGGGAACTATTTATTTTGGATCGAGAGGCTTATGACGAAAGGGTTGGTCTCACTAAAGCTGAACTACAAACATTGATTTTTTAAAGGGGAGGGAAAGGCTATGGAAGTATTTAAATCTAACCCGTTTTATATGAAAGTGTTTGGTGATTATGCATTATTTACGGATCCGATGACTAAAGGAGGGGGTGAGAAGTTTACTTATCAGGTGCCTACTTATCAAGCACTTAAGGGGATTGTAGAAGCCTGTTATTGGAAGCCCAGTCTCTATTATGTTATTGATTCCGTGAAGGTTATCAAGCAAATTAAAACTGAGGCTAAGGGGATTCTCT contains the following coding sequences:
- the cas3 gene encoding CRISPR-associated helicase Cas3', giving the protein MYPILAHHGLYDIIDQDFEYRTGLRLKSEKITSEDLEFLDVLNRVLKQKEEKSFVALYYEGFLEFIKIYKEISDLAPQVNYSSTKEKRICRMKALHFYYGALVRLLLSILKEADIYDSANYYLEHKNKIYSREELNDLWFTMGESVKSLYRKFEQKVDKSSLDVMRTKLANEIYDFSKTKVQGVFKLNLPVGAGKTFAGLRYLIGNARQFQKNRIFYCTAFLSVLEQNAAEIRKVLGDDHVLEHHSNLIEDYEIDQVAENERNYRPQEYIKESWEMPVILTTLVQFSDTLFKHRATNIRRFSKLINSVVLIDEIQSLPIKAMFNFNLMTNFLAQIMKCTIVHCTATSPHLDNTDVLKYPCFYEGSLCRPQTMKALSKAKVFSRVNYYSLMGKNLDNYLSNLEIVEHVKKQLKKEMSVLIVLNTKATVANLYRALNTDSELIEEGVEIIYLTTNQCPFHRLELINRLKERLVKLRKGKGGTKLICVSTKLVEAGVDFDFDVVYRALAGIDSVIQCGGRCNREGKKETPGSLFVLQLIEENLKYLPEIRRQKEAAKTALTLLPIKDVGDNKINIEKAADYYFQKLYLNITAQSRCLEYPFGTDETIFNLLTNNPQMCKEYKNKHGVKVNFKLRQSFKTAALEFDLIKENTISVIVQYKNEHLLEKLYQFIESGNYYGIKKILNSLQSYTLNIRRTAVDENYISKELNGELFILDREAYDERVGLTKAELQTLIF